The genomic stretch TGTTCCGATTTGGAGAAGCGTTCGGCAAAGTCTTCTTTGTATAGTGCTAAAATAAAGGGATTCAAGGCATTGTATCTTAGAATGCATAGTTCGTGAAGTCGCTTAGCACCATTGGTAGAAACCGATTGCCTCGAGGAAATTCGGTTAGATGAACATCACGTCTTCTCTAATTCTTTTCGAATTTATAGTATCCAGCAATATTATTATTGGAGTTATTATCGCTTTCTCATAGTTATCATGGTTATATTTTCTGAATAAAACAAACAGTTTACGTATTCCCCCGATACGTTTACCTCTGTTTTCCAACACCACTGACAAAAATTTGTCTATGTTTCCTCGGTTCAAAAccttgttcttttactttttttgtccAAACTTTATACTGATTCACGTGGTGTTCTTTCCTACACATAACAATAACAATATTGGATAAACCTTTCAGTATGTTGAACATACTGGCCCGTTcattagaatttgaaaaaattatccaatcaatcctaaatctattacaccgATACTAATTTAGTActgagtttttcaattttttcgatTTGGTCCAACACTCTTGCACGAAATTCCTACGTAATCATTTCGGTCAATTTCTCCCTAAATCGTTGACGTGGCGGTCCAGTCGTTAGCggtcatcctacatggcacatgaccacgtcggcaatttccggcgaaaattgattggaataccgagcaaagatttaggactaaattatcaaaatcgaaaagattaaaattcaattgtcaTCCGTACAttaagtttatgaataaaattttGGCTTACCGACTCACTTTTAGAACATCGAAACCAATGGTGAGTGGAGCatattataaaaaaaggaaaaaagaagagatgaaCATCGTACGGAAGAATCCGAAACAGCCATGACGTTCCAACGATGCGAAGCAAAGCGAACGGCATGCGCAGCGCAGCAGATGTCAATGATCATCTTGTTGCTTCTTTGCTTCAGTTTCAAACTGCATAAAATATTTGAGGGGGATGGGAGCATGCACGTACAGCTAAAGCTTGTGTTTGGAGACTCAACTCATCATGCACGCCATGCGCTCGGAAATAAGTGGGCTCATAATCGGAGCGATCATGCTTTGAGCCAATCGTGTTCGCCAAGCAATGAACAACTTTTCCCGGTTTGGATCGAACGAGAGATCAGAGAAACGAGGCAACCTCAGCGGTTTCAGGCCCATTGTCGGCAGTCTTGACCCGGTGGGTTTTCGGTAATCGCACGGCGTGTGCGAAGGGAGATTGCCATAACTAATGAGGATTAGTCGGATGTCCGATTCTCGCATGGCCCGTTGATGTAAGAAGCAATGATCTCCCCTCCTTTCATTTGGCTGCATGTACATAAGACAAATGCCTAGCGAAAAAGCTCgacatgaaggaaaaaaagaagaaaggcaatACTAGATAGGGGTCATAAGCTTATAGCACTTCGGCATCATGGGCCTGATACAATTGGATAACCCGATCCGAAGGGGaaataagactaaattgattaatCATACGGGTCGACCCAACCCTCCTTTTCTGTAATTCGGGTTGGCCCAGAGGACGGTGTGGCTGCTGATGGCTGAAGACTACTTGGGCTTAAGGGCTTGTTGAGAATGAGATCTCACAGATTATGCTGCAAGAGAGACACTTTCCTGATCTTCGCATAACTGACAAGTCCCCTCACCACTGGGCGCCTTCTGGTTCACTGGCTTTCGGTTACGAGGTAACCTCACCAGAAGAAGGAAGCCGAAGGCTTCTGTAAGGGCCTCCGGTCCATGTCTAGTAACCTGACGTGCGATCTGAAGGCGTTTCTTATTTTTACCTGCCGATATCCGCATGCATTACACTCCTAATACCTTcgaaattgttttttctttccttggaaAGAGGAAAATACCAGAAAGACCTCACTTTCAGCTTTTCGTTAGGCCTTTGAAGGACATGCTCAGGTCCGGTAGGGTAAGACTTTGAGGTGTTACAAAATTTGACGTGTTCAAACTGCTTATACTCTCATCTTCTATTATTCGGCTTCATGTGCTGTATTCTCAGATTGTTCATGAGCCTCCTTTAAGACTTATGAAAGAGTTTGGACTTTTGATCTCTCGAATTGTCATTCTCGGAGACGTCCCCTCGTGCCGGCTATGCAGAATGAACTTACTGccttctttaattttcttttcttggtacAGTACTTAGACGAGGTGATCATGCGCATGTGGTTCTTGCAGCGCATCTGACGGGTGTCCGGAATTCGTCGATCAATATAAAGTCAACGCGTCCATCTTGCTACAGATATGAGATTGACAATGTGTGTGTTTTCTTTCTTGGTTACTTGTAACTGACAATATAGTTCTCTTTTCCCATCTTGAGGGAACCAAAATTTTCCGCGAGTGttgaaaaaaatgacaatgGAGATTAAGTTCATCCTACCCCACCAACTAGATTAGCTTGTCTTAGCCATCATGCCCTGTTTGCTTTCCTGACAAATTTGATGCAGAACGACTCGTAAACACTGGCTCGTTTTTGTTCGCGCCTACACCATTCCATCATCCACAACGACGGGAGCTCATGCAGTGCGTCCATGTATTATCGAGACTCGGCTTTCCTTTTGAGCGGGGGATATGGCTTGAGCTACGACTTCTCCACAGGCTTTGTACAAGGAAAGATCCTTTCCTCATCGTCCATATGGCTTGACACGCTCGTATCGATCGCCTGATGCGACTCGCCCATTAGCTCCTACCATCTTGTGTTTTGCCAATGTCCAACCTGTCAAATGACAAGGTGTGTAATCATGTTTGTTGACTGCAACTCCAAGGATTCGACGGAATTGACACTAGTGGCATTGCTTTTCactctttaaaaaataacacgggatgtcctttttctttttgcactgTGAGCTTTTCCATTAAGTATGCAAGAACTTTTGACCATCGATCTCCAAAATGTggcctttttctttgttctgaTGTGCTGTGGTTGTTGATTGTGTTCCCCCTTTATATGGTACTGCTTTTTCCTCAGTTCAAACATGGTCTTGTTTGTTGTGTTTCCCTCCTGACTTTTGACATTTGCCCTTGAGAATTTCCATTTCTTGTATAGTTAGTTCACTAATTCCTGAATAGTCTGAACTACCATATTATCTCCCTTTGAGACCTTGTAGTTTGATGTGATGATGTGATTGATATGCATAAAATTGTCAAATGCCATCTGGTCAGAATGAAAACGATTCAGACGAACACATTGGACAATAATTTCGTGCTTTTCCTcgcgatttttcaaaattttcagataGTCAAGATTCATAATTGAGTAGACATGCGCAATAGCTGTGCACATGCGAGGTTTTGTTTCGATTGCCCGTACAGGACCTTTCATTCCACCTTTGGTCCCTAATCTCCCTCTAATCGCAATTGCGACGGTTAAAAAGACACAAGAAACATGATAATTCACTACTGTAGAAGACAAGGTCCAAACTTATTATGACCACCAAATCATAAAACAAGCTTAAACAGTCTCCTTATCCAGAATTCTGCTATAGGAATAAGTGTAATTATGTTGGTGAAGTTCAGATTGAGAAACAGAGTGTGAGATTGCATggtcaaagtgaaaaaaaagccTCTCTGGGCATGTGCAGGAACATTCCCAGTGATTTTGTACTTATAGCAGGACCCCAATTGAAAAGCTCATCAATCATGCAATTGCCATTAATCATTAGCTCTGTGACCCTCTGTCTAACCACTTCCCTCCAATTTGCAACATCTCAATAATACCGATACAAGCCTCTAACTTTCGTTGTTTCAGAAATTTTCCTCTCACCTTGCTTCTTAGGCTTTTGGCTTTTCCGTTCTTAGTTTCACTACTTGACAGACTGATATTCCAAAAGGACTAGCTAGATTTCACTCAATGCTGTAAAAACTGGCGACCGAGAACCGTTAACTGGAGCTGGAATGAGCCGGGTTGAGTGCAACCAAGAGCTTATGCAACCTGGAGCATTAGTAAACTCAGGAGCTGATACAGGCCTTCCAAGCAGCATATTCAAGCACGTTCTATCAGGGGCATCATCTTGCGAGCTGCCTAAACTGGTGACAGTAGAGGATGGATCTGCGAAACTAGCGCGTCCTCTATTCCCCTCATCCGAAATGTGCTGCAGCGCCATTGACAATGATGAGATTTGGTTACTCCTGGCAATCGAATTCTGATCTAGTGATTTAGCAACATCATCCGGTTGTCCCCGAGGGGACTCGTGCAGAACCATCTTCCAGCCTTGGCCATTCACGTCGATGCTCTCAGGCCCGTTGGCTACACCACTAGTGAGATAGCCCATGTCGTATCCTGGTGCAGCTTCTTTGTTTCGCCTCACAAGCTCTCCTGCGAGGAGGGTATTGCTGGTCATGATCTTCTCGACGTCGTACCTCGACACGTTGAAATTGGTGACCGCATTCACGCCCCGAAACTTGATGGCTGCTATGTCGTACGCCTCAGCTGCTTCCTCTTGCGTGGCTGATATAATGGAAGCATTAGGACTTAAATCAAATGATACCCTAAAGAATGGTGCTTTCAGAGAACAATGACGATGATTGCCAATCCTTCATGTGTAGGGAGCACAGCCCATAGTCCTGCCCCATAAAAGTTACATTGCCATCTTCATCCTCAtacatcttttttctttcaacagACGGGGTAGAAAGAGGCAAGAACAGGAAAATAATGAACCAATCACTGACGCCAGGAAAGAGAACTTGGGAATTAGAGGTTCATTGAACGAGCCGTTATGTGAAAATTGACGATAGACCGttgaacagaaacaagaaaacaagGACCGTCGTaaacataagtttttttttttttttttttttttttggtgacccagggaacccccgcacggccggcagccgggggtaaaccctgggggcaacacgtgctagccaccacacacgtgccaccagGTAAGTCACCATGCGACGTccctgggattcgaacactcgaccttttgcgagagaaAGAGTGCtcgaaccagcggcgccactCAGGTGAGTGGTGTCGTAAACATAAGTTGAATGCCATGGAACAACAGAAAATCGGGAGAACTTGGTAAAGAAAAGAGGCAGCTCCACAACAGCAGACTAACAATGTAACTTTGAGAACTTACTGAATGTCCCAAGATAAAGATCCTTGTTTCCAGTAACTCTGCCGATTCGAGCTTGCCATCTTCCATGCTGGTGATGTCTGTAGGCACCAAATAGCCGAACGCAATTTTTGTAAGAAATAAATAGGACAAAAGAACCAAAATAATTCTTCAACAGATAGTAGAAGAAGGCAACCTTGTCACTCCTCGGTATATTGAAGCTCCCCTTGAGAATCCACTGCTTCTCCTGCATTATGCATGCAACTGGTCAATGTCAGTCTCGGATAGCCAATCTGAAGAAGCAAATTTCGCGAGAGAGACAATGTGCAAAAACTTTTACCTCCTTAGGTGGGCAATGTATTCAAGGCGACTCATTGTCTTCATCTCCTCAAGTTCTTTCCGATAATTTTCTAACTGCAACGTTCCACAAGAAGACTATGGCATCGTGCTGTGATAGCTGAAATGATTTACATAATGTGGCAAAGTGGGACAGGGTATTCTCATACCGAAAAATTTATGTGGGTTGAAGGTCCCCAGTATTTGAGGGCGGCAAGATCATACGCTCTTGCGGCTTTCTCTTCCGTATCATAACCCCCTGAAAAAAAACCAATTAGGAAGGATGCACAATTGCTGAAGAAACAAAGAGTGTTTCCATCAAATATGTGATATCTAAATCCGGTCTCAAACTTTAGGGAAAAGGTCATACCTAAGTAAACTGCGGTTCGACATCAATTGCAATTGCATTCCCAGGGAGCACACAAACAAAGAGCAACCAGTCAAGCTCATGAATATCAGAGGGACCACGAATTTCAGTCAAAAGAGCAAAAGGCCAAACACACACATGCCTGTACAATGATTCAGCTTTTcggaaagaaagaggaaaaactgACCTTGCCTTCCTTTCCTAGACTGTCCTTCCTTCTTACAACTGTTATCCCAAAGATGAGCTTCATATCTACCGGTCCATCTATGCCTGGCGAAGAAGGTAAAAACACACTTGTAAAACCACAAACCAAGAACTAGGAAAATGGACCGACGAGCCGAAAGACAGTTCAGTAAGGAAACAAATGCATCGAAAGCGCAGACTGCGGTCAAGAATGATGAAGGGTTCGTCTTGAACTAACAATTATTGTGCACTTAACTTCGTTACAAGCAGCAAAAACAAAACGCAAAACGCCCTAACCTTGTAACCCCTCTGTACTGAGATGTCCTCTGGCCAAATGTGTCAATGGACTTCCTAGGCACAGGCAGCTTTTTGTCCGCTTCTAGTGCTCTCTTCCTGGTTTCTATGGCCAAGGACTCGGTGTTGATGGCTGGTGAGAATTGCCTTGGAGCTGTGAGGGCAACACAACCGGACTGAATCTGTGGACAGAAACCGCCAGATTCTTTTCCATTCACGCTCACACTCCCAGAGACTGCACAATCATCAACACCAACCAAGTTTCCCAAGCGAGACATGCCATTTGTTTCTTCCTCCATTGATGCTCTGTACACTAGCTCAGAGTATCTCAACTGGGCTTCCCCATCTTGTCTTCCATTGTAGTGAACTCCAAGAAAGTCCTCTAGTTTTGGTGCTGAACTTGGCATCATCcctgaagaacaaaaaaaaatgcccataaaAGGACAAGAATTTGCCGAGGACGATAAAACTGAAGCTATGAGCCAATCCTGGAGCAGAAGCAGAATCACATTTGATTGTTGgttaagggaaaaaaacaacaagCACCTTCTGGCTGTGACCTAGTGAGAGCTTCCATGA from Rhodamnia argentea isolate NSW1041297 chromosome 2, ASM2092103v1, whole genome shotgun sequence encodes the following:
- the LOC115746366 gene encoding AP2-like ethylene-responsive transcription factor CRL5 isoform X2, with amino-acid sequence MKMDVSSSQPHHQHHHPYCHQARFPSVTTDSGSVPLSLSYEVGEVGNAGFFHPPLCAMPVKSDGSLCLMEALTRSQPEGMMPSSAPKLEDFLGVHYNGRQDGEAQLRYSELVYRASMEEETNGMSRLGNLVGVDDCAVSGSVSVNGKESGGFCPQIQSGCVALTAPRQFSPAINTESLAIETRKRALEADKKLPVPRKSIDTFGQRTSQYRGVTRHRWTGRYEAHLWDNSCKKEGQSRKGRQVYLGGYDTEEKAARAYDLAALKYWGPSTHINFSLENYRKELEEMKTMSRLEYIAHLRRRSSGFSRGASIYRGVTRHHQHGRWQARIGRVTGNKDLYLGTFTTQEEAAEAYDIAAIKFRGVNAVTNFNVSRYDVEKIMTSNTLLAGELVRRNKEAAPGYDMGYLTSGVANGPESIDVNGQGWKMVLHESPRGQPDDVAKSLDQNSIARSNQISSLSMALQHISDEGNRGRASFADPSSTVTSLGSSQDDAPDRTCLNMLLGRPVSAPEFTNAPGCISSWLHSTRLIPAPVNGSRSPVFTALSEI
- the LOC115746366 gene encoding AP2-like ethylene-responsive transcription factor ANT isoform X3, which gives rise to MKMDVSSSQPHHQHHHPYCHQARFPSVTTDSGSVPLSLSYEVGEVGNAGFFHPPLCAMPVKSDGSLCLMEALTRSQPEGMMPSSAPKLEDFLGVHYNGRQDGEAQLRYSELVYRASMEEETNGMSRLGNLVGVDDCAVSGSVSVNGKESGGFCPQIQSGCVALTAPRQFSPAINTESLAIETRKRALEADKKLPVPRKSIDTFGQRTSQYRGVTRHRWTGRYEAHLWDNSCKKEGQSRKGRQVYLGGYDTEEKAARAYDLAALKYWGPSTHINFSSSCGTLQLENYRKELEEMKTMSRLEYIAHLRRRSSGFSRGASIYRGVTRHHQHGRWQARIGRVTGNKDLYLGTFTTQEEAAEAYDIAAIKFRGVNAVTNFNVSRYDVEKIMTSNTLLAGELVRRNKEAAPGYDMGYLTSGVANGPESIDVNGQGWKMVLHESPRGQPDDVAKSLDQNSIARSNQISSLSMALGSSQDDAPDRTCLNMLLGRPVSAPEFTNAPGCISSWLHSTRLIPAPVNGSRSPVFTALSEI
- the LOC115746366 gene encoding AP2-like ethylene-responsive transcription factor CRL5 isoform X1 — translated: MKMDVSSSQPHHQHHHPYCHQARFPSVTTDSGSVPLSLSYEVGEVGNAGFFHPPLCAMPVKSDGSLCLMEALTRSQPEGMMPSSAPKLEDFLGVHYNGRQDGEAQLRYSELVYRASMEEETNGMSRLGNLVGVDDCAVSGSVSVNGKESGGFCPQIQSGCVALTAPRQFSPAINTESLAIETRKRALEADKKLPVPRKSIDTFGQRTSQYRGVTRHRWTGRYEAHLWDNSCKKEGQSRKGRQVYLGGYDTEEKAARAYDLAALKYWGPSTHINFSSSCGTLQLENYRKELEEMKTMSRLEYIAHLRRRSSGFSRGASIYRGVTRHHQHGRWQARIGRVTGNKDLYLGTFTTQEEAAEAYDIAAIKFRGVNAVTNFNVSRYDVEKIMTSNTLLAGELVRRNKEAAPGYDMGYLTSGVANGPESIDVNGQGWKMVLHESPRGQPDDVAKSLDQNSIARSNQISSLSMALQHISDEGNRGRASFADPSSTVTSLGSSQDDAPDRTCLNMLLGRPVSAPEFTNAPGCISSWLHSTRLIPAPVNGSRSPVFTALSEI